One Skermanella pratensis genomic window, AGACTCTTCAGGCGCTCCACCAGCATGCCTTCCACCTTGGACAGGCCTTCCGCGTGGCCGGTGCCGGTATCGACCGCGACCAGCTGTTCCAGGGTCGTCAGGAACTCCGGCCGCTCGGCCTCGGCCCGCTTCAGCAGCTCGTCGGCAGGCTGGTCCGCCGATCGGCCCGATTCCTGGGCGGCGGCCATGGAGACGCCGAAGGACGACAGCGCGATCGCCGCCACCAAGGTTGCAGGTCGCATGAGCATGGGGGCATTCCTCCACTGGGTTGACCGGATCGTCGTCCCGTTCAACACCCGGAGCCGGTCAAGGTCGCGTGGACAAAAGGGAGCCATCCTCCAGCCGCCGGACGAGGTCGGCACCGGTCACCAGGCTCTCCCGATGGGTGATCAGCAGGACGGTGCGGCCGGCGAGGCGCTGCCGAAGCTCGCGCATCAGGGCGGCCTCGGTGGCGGCGTCCAGGCCCTCGGTCGGCTCGTCCAGGATCATCACCGGCGCGTCCTTCAGCAGCGCCCGCGCCAGCGCCAGCCGCCGGGCCTGGCCGCCGGACAGCAGCACGCCGTTCTCCCCGACCCAGGTCAGGATGCCGTCCGGGAGGGATTCGACGAAGTCGGCGAGCTGGACGACCTCCAGCGCTTCCCACAGCTCGGCGTTGGTCGCATCGGGGCGCCCGATCAGCAGGTTTTCCCGGATGTCGGCGGCGAACAGGTGGGTGCCCTGGCTGACATAGGCCATGTGCCGGTGCAGGTCCTCCTGCCGCAGGTCGCGCAGATCGACGCCGCCCAGGGTCACGCGGCCGGCATCCGGATCGACCAGGCGAAGCGCCAGCTGGGCCAGCGTCGACTTGCCGACGCCGCTCGGCCCCAGCAGCACCGACACGCGCCCCCGGGGCAGTTCCAGCGACAGGTCCTTGAGCACCGGCTTGGCGCCGTGGGCGAAGCTGACGCCCCCGAAGCGCAGGGTGAAGTCTTCGGGCACCGCCGCCGGCGCTTCCGGATCGCGCACGCCGGGCCGCATCTCCGCGATTTCCAGCAGGCGGCGCGCGGCGGCGCGCGTCCGGCCGAGATACTGGTAGGCCAGCGGCAGCGGGGCCGTCGCCTCGAACACCGCCATGACGACGAACACGACCAGGGCCGCCGTCGGACCGTCCAGCCGGTCGGTCTCCACCTCCCCGACGACCAGCACCAGCGACACCCAGACGGCAAGCCCCGCGGCCAGCATGGTCAGGCCGGCGGACAGGCCGGTGATCGAACTCATCCGCCTCTGCCGCGCGATCAGCAGGTCGGTGTCCCGTGCCATGGTTTCCAGATGCCGCCCGTCGGCGGCGAAGGCCCGCAGGTCGGCCAGCCCCTGGATGCCGTCCACCGCGCGGGTCCGGAGCCGCGCCCCGACCTCCACCAGGTCGCGTCCCGCGCCGGCTGCCAGCCGTCCGGCCAGCGCGGGCACGCCGACG contains:
- the cydC gene encoding thiol reductant ABC exporter subunit CydC, giving the protein MRDMWPFLKLFRRHGGRMALGALLMLVTLAAGIGLLGLSGWFITGSALAGLGLGAVGFNIFTPSAGIRAAALIRTAGRYAERLVNHEATFRLLADLRRWLFERALPLDAGQVARLTGGDLLTRLTADIDALDNLYLRVVAPSAVALVTAIGVLTPLGWIDPGVALATAALMLLAGVGVPALAGRLAAGAGRDLVEVGARLRTRAVDGIQGLADLRAFAADGRHLETMARDTDLLIARQRRMSSITGLSAGLTMLAAGLAVWVSLVLVVGEVETDRLDGPTAALVVFVVMAVFEATAPLPLAYQYLGRTRAAARRLLEIAEMRPGVRDPEAPAAVPEDFTLRFGGVSFAHGAKPVLKDLSLELPRGRVSVLLGPSGVGKSTLAQLALRLVDPDAGRVTLGGVDLRDLRQEDLHRHMAYVSQGTHLFAADIRENLLIGRPDATNAELWEALEVVQLADFVESLPDGILTWVGENGVLLSGGQARRLALARALLKDAPVMILDEPTEGLDAATEAALMRELRQRLAGRTVLLITHRESLVTGADLVRRLEDGSLLSTRP